From a region of the Neisseria subflava genome:
- a CDS encoding YhcH/YjgK/YiaL family protein, producing MITDTISNASRYAALHPDFAEALHLLQTLDFSKLPDGQVPCENPNIRIFIGSEPMRTKGEAQPEAHLKHIDIQTPIDGSETYGWIDRGRLKNGLGYNEKRDIEFFDCEPETWLTLEPGEFALFLPNDAHAPLVGDRPNIRKVVFKIRVETERL from the coding sequence ATGATCACCGACACCATAAGCAATGCCAGCCGCTACGCTGCCTTGCATCCCGACTTTGCCGAGGCCCTCCATCTGTTGCAGACCTTGGATTTTTCCAAGCTGCCGGACGGCCAAGTGCCATGCGAGAATCCTAATATCCGTATTTTTATCGGCAGCGAGCCGATGAGGACGAAGGGAGAAGCCCAGCCTGAAGCGCACTTAAAACATATTGATATTCAAACACCGATTGATGGCAGCGAAACGTATGGCTGGATAGACAGAGGCCGTCTGAAAAACGGTTTAGGCTACAACGAAAAGCGCGATATCGAGTTTTTCGACTGCGAGCCGGAAACTTGGCTGACCTTGGAGCCCGGCGAATTTGCGCTATTCCTCCCGAATGATGCGCATGCCCCATTGGTCGGCGACAGACCGAACATACGCAAAGTTGTTTTTAAAATCCGTGTTGAAACCGAACGTCTATAA